The Skermanella pratensis genome has a window encoding:
- the rbfA gene encoding 30S ribosome-binding factor RbfA — protein sequence MSSKRAGRNPSQRQLRVGEELRHALAEVLRRGDFRDPDLQNLNVTVTEVRISPDLRNATAFITPLGGGHSEETVAALRRAAAFFRSQIARAVKLRYVPTLSFEPDTSFEYADHINRLLHDPEVARDLDDDDQDDDEDAGETHNGGTHDGMNGDGPGHDEPDYEDEDDLDDEEDEEEAEFEDDLDDDDDDDDEDEDVEYEEDDEEEPDKPAPLKSSKSSPGGRGPRGA from the coding sequence ATGAGCAGCAAACGCGCAGGACGCAACCCGTCGCAACGCCAATTGCGGGTCGGGGAGGAGTTGCGCCATGCGCTGGCGGAAGTGCTCCGCCGCGGCGATTTCCGCGATCCCGACCTGCAGAACCTGAACGTCACCGTGACCGAGGTCCGGATCAGCCCCGACCTGCGCAACGCGACCGCGTTCATCACCCCGCTGGGCGGCGGCCACTCCGAGGAGACGGTGGCGGCGCTCCGCCGCGCCGCGGCCTTCTTCCGCAGCCAGATTGCCCGCGCGGTCAAGTTGCGCTACGTTCCCACCCTGTCGTTCGAACCCGACACCTCGTTCGAGTACGCCGACCACATCAACCGCCTGCTGCACGACCCCGAGGTCGCGCGCGACCTGGACGATGACGATCAGGACGACGACGAGGATGCCGGGGAGACCCACAACGGCGGCACCCACGACGGCATGAACGGCGATGGCCCCGGCCACGACGAGCCGGACTATGAGGACGAGGACGACCTCGACGACGAGGAAGACGAGGAAGAGGCCGAGTTCGAGGACGATCTCGACGACGACGACGACGACGACGACGAGGACGAGGACGTCGAATACGAGGAGGACGACGAGGAGGAGCCCGACAAGCCCGCTCCCTTGAAATCCTCCAAATCCTCCCCCGGCGGCCGAGGCCCCCGTGGCGCGTAA